The Antennarius striatus isolate MH-2024 chromosome 11, ASM4005453v1, whole genome shotgun sequence genome window below encodes:
- the golga7bb gene encoding golgin subfamily A member 7B: MSTEFHNLQELRRSPSLLTKVFIQRDYSEGTTCRFQTKFPSELDNRIERPLIEETVKTLNSFYMEAEKIGGQSYLEGCLACATAYFIFFCMETRYEKVLKKISGYIQEQNEKIYAPRGLLLTDPIERGMRVLEISVYEDRGSGSSSPSSSMSSAGSSAR; the protein is encoded by the exons TTCCATAACCTCCAGGAGTTGAGGCGCAGTCCATCTCTGCTCACGAAGGTGTTCATACAGAGAGACTACAGCGAAGGAACCACCTGCCGCTTCCAGACCAAGTTCCCCTCAGAGCTCGACAACagg ATTGAACGACCCTTGATTGAGGAGACGGTGAAAACCCTGAACTCGTTCTATATGGAAGCTGAAAAAATCGGTGGTCAGTCCTACCTGGAGGGATGTCTGGCCTGTGCAACAGCTTATTTCATCTTCTTTTGCATGGAGACACGCTATGAAAAG GTGCTGAAGAAGATATCAGGCTACATTCAGGAGCAGAATGAGAAGATATATGCTCCTAGAGGTCTGCTCCTCACAGACCCCATAGAGCGAGGAATGCGGGTT CTGGAGATCAGTGTCTATGAGGACCGGGGCTCGGGCAGCTCCAGCCCCAGCAGCAGCATGTCGTCAGCAGGCAGCAGTGCTCGGTGA